From Lolium perenne isolate Kyuss_39 chromosome 5, Kyuss_2.0, whole genome shotgun sequence, a single genomic window includes:
- the LOC127299553 gene encoding uncharacterized protein produces the protein MALGATPPVSWVCAPARTSGARLTLGTFATMEQAARAYGAAAWRLGRHHQQLNYKDCTSLEEAEFLAGFDNLVTAEQRLRRQQLQRRLAIAETDERTMEAWAATFPQDVLDEHAFYAQKKAERRANK, from the coding sequence ATGGCCCTCGGCGCAACTCCTCCAGTTTCATGGGTGTGCGCGCCCGCCCGAACCAGCGGTgctcgcctcaccctcggcaccttcgccactatggagcaggcggcgCGCGCCTACGGCGCGGCAGCATGGCGCCTCGGGCGCCATCACCAGCAGCTCAATTACAAGGATTGCACCTCGCTTGAGGAGGCGGAGTTCTTGGCCGGCTTCGACAACCTCGTCACCGCCGAGCAGCGCCTCCGCCGCCAGCAGCTTCAGCGTCGCCTCGCCATTGCGGAGACGGATGAACGCACCATGGAAGCGTGGGCCGCCACCTTCCCGCAGGACGTCTTGGACGAGCATGCCTTCTATGCGCAGAAGAAGGCGGAGCGCAGGGCGAATAAGTAG